A genome region from Glycine max cultivar Williams 82 chromosome 5, Glycine_max_v4.0, whole genome shotgun sequence includes the following:
- the LOC102666589 gene encoding uncharacterized protein, producing the protein MSLYSKFQKDMLTKKGKYIHSDNIMVEGNCSVVIQRILPPKYKDPGSVTIPCSIGAVSVGKALVDLGASINLMSLSMCRRIGELEIMPTRMTLQLADCSITRPYDVVEDVLVKV; encoded by the coding sequence ATGTCACTCTACTCTAAGTTTCAAAAAGATATGCTAACCAAGAAGGGCAAATATATCCATAGCGATAATATTATGGTGGAAGGAAACTGCAGTGTTGTGATTCAAAGAATCCTTCCACCAAAATACAAGGATCCAGGGAGTGTCACAATCCCTTGCTCTATTGGTGCAGTGTCAGTTGGAAAAGCTCTCGTTGATTTGGGAGCTAGCATTAATTTGATgtcactctccatgtgcagaagaatTGGAGAGCTGGAAATTATGCCAACAAGAATGACATTACAGTTGGCAGATTGTTCCATTACAAGGCCTTATGACGtggttgaagatgttttggtcaagGTGTGA